From the Trichocoleus desertorum ATA4-8-CV12 genome, the window CCGATCGCCCTAGCCGTTGCAGAAAACTGGCAACCGAAGGCGGAGACTCTAGCTGAATCACTCGCTCCAATTGCCCAATATCAATCCCCATCTCAAAAGTTACGGTTGCTGCCGTCACCGCCGGAGTGGGAGCCCGCATCGCATCTTCTGCTGCTGCCCGTAAGGTGGCGGAGATGCTGCCATGATGCACGTGGTAAATATCGGGCAAACCCTTAGCGGTAGCGACTTGGCGGAGAGTGGCGATCGCTTCTTCGGCAGCGGTGCGATTGTTGGCAAAAATCAGACACTTGCGCGACTGCGTTTGGTGGAACAAGTAATTTTGGTAGGGACTAAACGCTGCGTCCCGATTGTCTCCTTTAGCCCGGATTGGCTCTGAGCGGTAGAAATGTTCCAAGGACAAATGCAGGGTACGTTGCCCCATCTTTACTTCGGGCGTGATCACCGATTGCTGAGTGCCCGATCGCAACCAATCTTCAGCTAGGCCATAATCTCCTAAAGTCGCAGACAAACCAATCCGACGCGGCAGATTTCGAGTCTGTTTTGCCAACCGAGCCAACTGGCAGAGAATTTGACAGCCCCGTTCCGAGCCAATAAAGGCGTGAATTTCATCAATCACCACAAACCGCAAATCACCAAATAAGCGATCGAGATGTTTGCTCTGGTTAATCAACAAGCTTTCCAGCGATTCCGGCGTAATTTGCAGCACACCTCTGGGATGTTTCAGCAGCTTTTGTTTCTGGCTCTGCGCCACATCTCCATGCCAAGCCCACACCGGAATATCCGCTTCTTTGAGTAAATCGTTGAGGCGATCGAACTGGTCATTAATCAGCGCTTTGATTGGGCCAATATACATTGCACCAATCGTTTTGGGGGGTGCCTCATGCAGCAAGGTCAGCACTGGCAGAAATGCCGCTTCAGTTTTGCCTGCTGCCGTCCCCGCTGCAATCAACAGATGAGCATCCGTCTCAAAAATTACTTGACAAGCTTCCGCCTGCACTTGCCGTAAATCAGTCCAGCCGTGGCTATAAATGTATTCTTGAATAAACGGGGCTAAGCGGTGATAGGCGCGATCGCTCATACAAATTCATGAGTTTGGGCTAGTAACCTACCCTACCCGATCTGGCTACTGCTGTTGAAACTGACTCAATAACCAAGCCCCCACTTGAGCTTGATCCATCTGGCGGCTCATTTCTAAAGCTTGGCGCAAAACCGCGATCGCCAATCCTGGTAACACTTTAGATTCGGTAATTCGCCGACTGCCACCGTCTGCAATTTCAAATGCTAAAATCTGCCGCTTCTCAACATCCACCACCCAGTATTCAGGAATCGCCAAATCTTCGTAGAGTAAACGCTTTTGGCCTAAGTCATCGTTGAGGGAAGAATCAGCAATCTCAATCGCTAAGTCTGGAGGAGGAACAGTCGCCAAATCTGCGATCGCACTACCTTGAGGCGCGAATTGAGCGCGATCGCCAAAATAATACGAAACGTCTGGCTGAACTTCGCGAACCCCTGTTTGTCGGTAACTACAGTTGGTTAATCCCTGCAAGGGAACTCCCATGAGGGTGCAGTACAGATTAATCGCGAAAATAATCAGGGTATTGACGCTGGCATGATCAGGCCCAACTCCCACCGTTTCAACCCTCATGCGTCCGTTGTCATAGTACCCCTTCGCCTTCGCATAGGCAGGGTCTTCCGTGACCTGAACGTAATCCTCCCAAGTGGCTGACACCCAAATATCAGTAGGAATCTTAGTTTGTAGGGGACTCATTGACGCACTGGGATAACTGGGCAGTTTTGAAACACAATTCTCTTAACCTATTCTATTGTCGAGATTGAACTAGGTAAGATATCAGTAGCGTTCAAGAGCAATCGCCGTGACTCTAACGACTGCAAAATGGACTGTTAACGATTACCATCGCATGATTGCGGCAGAGATTTTAGCAGGGCGGCATGTGGAGTTACTCAATGGAGAAATTGTAGAAATGGCTCCTGAAGGAGAGACCCATGCTTACTGTAGCGATGAAGCGGGAGAATATTTAATTTATTTGTTAGGAAGTCGGGCCAAAGTTCGCCAAGCGAAACCGATTACATTGCCTTT encodes:
- a CDS encoding Uma2 family endonuclease translates to MSPLQTKIPTDIWVSATWEDYVQVTEDPAYAKAKGYYDNGRMRVETVGVGPDHASVNTLIIFAINLYCTLMGVPLQGLTNCSYRQTGVREVQPDVSYYFGDRAQFAPQGSAIADLATVPPPDLAIEIADSSLNDDLGQKRLLYEDLAIPEYWVVDVEKRQILAFEIADGGSRRITESKVLPGLAIAVLRQALEMSRQMDQAQVGAWLLSQFQQQ